GACAAAAATAAGTTTATAAGATTTAAGAATATACATGGGATTTAATAAAAAATAAATTCTGTGTCGATTTAAATAATCGAATAATAGGCTCTCATTTGTGTCGTAAGTTCTGCGATAGTTACGATATTTGTTAAATGAAATTTAAGCTAGGAGAATTTGTTCGTTTTATAGACGAAAACAGAGAGGGTTATATTACCAGAATTATTGATGATCAGGTTGTGGCTGTAACCGGAGATGACGATTTTGAAATTCCGGTTGCGGTTAGTAATCTGGCGAGAGTTCATGGTCATATGGCAAATGCCGTAGAAGCTGATTTTGGTACTGGTCTTGAAGAAGAAGAATTATCTGCCGCCGAATTTTCAACTAAAGGAATATCTATCGCATTCGTACAGGATTTGAATAAAGGTTCTCTTGTGCATTTCTACCTGGTAAACGAAACTTCCTTTGAACTACTGGTTACATTAACTACTGTTCGTAAAGATGATTATAAGGGCGAATTCGCAGCGAAACTTGGCCCTTTATCTATTACAAAAATGCATACTGCTTCTTTGCCGGAATTGGATTTATGGCCCAAATTTTTAGTTGATGTTCTAACTTTTACCAGTTCTAATATAAAGCCACTTAAGCCTATTAATTTAGAATATCGATTTAAGGCTAAAGATTTTTCAGATAATAAAAAGACAATACCTTTTATCAAGCAACAGGGATGGATTCTTCAATTAGACGAACCCGAAGTAAAAATTGATGTTCAAAAGCTTAAGGAAAGTTTTTATAACCAGCCTAAATCTGAAGAAAATAAAGTAGACAAGCCTCAACGGGAAATTGATTTACATATCGAAAAACTGCGTGATGATCATCAATTCTTGAGTAAATCGGAAATACTTAATATTCAATTAGCTGAGTTTCATTCTAAGCTTGCGGCGGCAATTGTTCACAAATTCCCTGATATCGTTTTTATACATGGAGTTGGAAACGGAGTGTTAAGAGACAATATCCATAAGGCATTAGGTAAACATTCTCAGGTTCGTACGTTCAAAGACGCACAGAGAGAGAAATTTGGTTATGGCGCTACAGAGGTGATCTTTAAAATTTAAAATGATTATATTCTGCAATATAATGATAACTTTTGTCTGCCATTTATATGGGAATGCTAAAGCGTGGACATAATCGGAATAAAAATGACGAACTAAGTTAAACCAGAAAAGGTTTAAGCGTATATAACAATATTTGAAATAATTTAAAATGATGAATCCCGAACAACTTTCAGTTTTTGATATATTTAAGATTGGTATAGGACCATCCAGCTCCCATACGCTTGGTCCCTGGAGAGCAGCTCAGGCTTTTTTGAAAGAAATAGCGAACGTTTTAGAAGAAGTAACACAGGTAAAGGTATTATTATACGGCTCTCTTGCTAAGACAGGGATTGGGCATGGTACAGATATCGCTGCTGTGCTAGGATTATGTGGCTTTGATCCGGTAACGATGGATGTGAATTTGATAAATCCTATTATCGCTGATATTAAGGATAAAAATACGTTACTTCTTGCAGGGAAACATGCTTTGACATTTGAATATAATACAGATATCGAATTTTTATTTTCGAAAAGTTTACCACAGCATCCTAACGGAATCATCTTCAAAATTATCTTAAATGACGGAACAGAACTGTCATCTGTATATTTTTCGATTGGAGGAGGTTTTATTATAAAAGAAGGAGAGGAAAGGGAATTTTCAGAATCTTCTAATGTAGATTACCCTTTCCATATAGAAAATGCGAAAGACCTCCTACAT
This genomic interval from Pseudopedobacter saltans DSM 12145 contains the following:
- a CDS encoding Smr/MutS family protein, which produces MKFKLGEFVRFIDENREGYITRIIDDQVVAVTGDDDFEIPVAVSNLARVHGHMANAVEADFGTGLEEEELSAAEFSTKGISIAFVQDLNKGSLVHFYLVNETSFELLVTLTTVRKDDYKGEFAAKLGPLSITKMHTASLPELDLWPKFLVDVLTFTSSNIKPLKPINLEYRFKAKDFSDNKKTIPFIKQQGWILQLDEPEVKIDVQKLKESFYNQPKSEENKVDKPQREIDLHIEKLRDDHQFLSKSEILNIQLAEFHSKLAAAIVHKFPDIVFIHGVGNGVLRDNIHKALGKHSQVRTFKDAQREKFGYGATEVIFKI